Within Ictalurus furcatus strain D&B chromosome 3, Billie_1.0, whole genome shotgun sequence, the genomic segment GCATGTGTTATAGGTAGCTAATGATGATTAACTACAAATTAGCTTTTAGCTTTTTGATTATCATCATTTCCATGTAGACAGTGTCAAAGTCAGGTACTTGATGCAAGAACCACAAGTGAATCAAATAAATCCATTTCCAATATCTGGCTGAGATTCCAAGCTTAGAGCAGGTAAGAAGATTAACCAATGCAGTTTCAAGATCGAAGgcactctttttgtttgttttaccaaATGATAGTACAAATTCAAATTTTGATGActccttgtttttgtttttgtttttaaagaaattcaaaGGCTGTCAATACTTTATGTTCCATAATAGGGGccaattaatattttaaccctATGTGGACAGAATATCTTTTAGAAAGATTTGTTTAAGTGCGATTCCCAGCTCCTCCGAAGAGGGTTAAGCAATAAATGGTTGTCCTCCATGTTACAACACAAAACTGTACATGATATGTTTTACAGAATGTATGCAGCATGGttgcttttttctcttctcattttttgaataaaaaacagaacaagaaaACAGCAACACATTTACTCAACAACTAACCAGCCAGggacaattcttttttttttttttttaaatagccaaaaCATATCATGCATGCTGTCTAATTATCAAAAAAgggaaagtaaaagaaaaaatacacaacaTGTAAATTATTGCACAAGAGAAAGGCTCGAAGTTTGCGTCAATGCAATAGTATTGCCCCGATACAGAACATGCATTCAACGGTAAATGAAGAAGGGTGTGCTGGTGGTGCCAAGCACGTTGTCTTAGCTTCCACTGGACTAGCCAAACAGGGAAAATCTACAAGGGTGGGATTTGAGGAGGTTTGCTGCAAGTGTGCCTCCGCTCACCATCACTATTCAGTTTTAATTTCGTTGTTCAAGGCGCGATCACTGTGCCattttttcatgtgtttctccagggtgctgtacacactgaaaGGCATCTGACAAATTTCACATTTGTAAACGTCCTTTCCCACCTGCCCATGTGTTTTCATGTGCCGTGTAAGCTTGCTGCTTTGGGCACAGGCATAGTTGCAGAGTTCACACTTGTAGGGTCGCTCACCTGTGTGACTACGCCGATGCACTGTCAGGTTGCTGCAGTTTTTAAACACTTTGCCACAGAATTCACAAGTATCACTACGTCTGCCATCTTTTGAGCTAGGCCGACCGGGACCTAGGTGCGGCGTGCTTCCCCCACTACCTGTACCACTGCGGCCAGAGACACCGCCGTCAAGTTCTCCTGGGGGTGTAGAGAAGCGCAGACTGCCATTCTCTGAGGAGTGCTCTGAAGATGAGGCAAAAGGCGATTGTCTGGAATCCCCAAAATTCAAAAAGGGGTCCTTGAGCTGCCGTGAAGCAGCATAGCCAGCCAACCACTGGGAATAAACATTCTCAGTGTTGGGGATGGTTGGCGTGGGAAGGTCGAAGTCCTTCTCCAGCTTGATGCGTTTTGAAAGAGGGCTGAGGGAACTGGGGCTGCCCAACAGGAGCTTCTTGGACAGGCCCACAGAGGCCGACTCATTGGGAGATGAGCCCCTGCCATTGATAGTTGAACCTTCCTGCACACGGTCTGACTCCATTGCTGAGTCCTCATCACAGATGTCTCTGTGAGCATTGCTGTCAGAGTTGAGCACTCCTCGTTTATGTTGGTGGAAGGCCTCACTGTAGTGTTGCATGCTGGCTGCCAGGCCCATGCCCTGCATCACTTCAGGTAAAGAGCGTGGGATTCCATCCTCAGCCAAACCTAGGCGTCCACCATTGTTTTCATGGTGTCTTGTGGCTTCCAGGTTCAAGCCGAAATGAAAGTTGTTACGAGTCCCTTCTCGTTCCagctcctcttcttcctctccttcttcctcctcctcttcctcttcctcctcctcttcttcttcttcctcttcctcttcttcctctccatTCTCTGGAATCAAGCGGTCATTCTCACTTTTGAACTTGGCTACCACAGACTTGAGGGCATTACTGGCACTCCCCACTAGTTCACTAGTCCCAGGTTCAGGGGAGCTTGCTGTGGAGAGGCCATCATCAGATTTGACTGTTGTGGGTGAGGTTTTCTGCATGTGTGTCTTCATGTGCCGTTTCAGTTTGCTGGCCTGGGTGCAAGCATGGTCACAGAGGTGGCACTTATAGGGTTTCTCGCCTGTGTGGCTGCGCCGATGCACAATAAGATTACTCTGGAACTTGAAGGTTTTCCCACAGAATTCACATGCCTTGGTCTTCATGGGTGTGTTTGGCTGTTGGGGCAGTGGTGTTGGAGTAGATTGGGAGCCAGAGGGGGACTGCATGGATGGAAGTGGAGGGGTGGACAGGAACGGTGGCTTGGATCCTGATTGGAATGGTTGCAGAAGCCTTTGCATGGGGCTGGGCCGGTTGGGTGAGTGGGGGGGAGTTGACCCTGAGGTGTTGCCAGCCAGCTCTCTGAGCCTGCGAGAAAAGTCCATAGCAGGGGGATCCAGGGGCATGGGGTTGAGGCGCAGCACCCTGTCAAAGGCACTCGGGTGGTGGGTGGCAAGGGCCAACTCCTCTGGGCTCAGGTGCTCCATGCGATGGGGGTCCAGGTGATGGCGGGGTGGTGGGCTAAAGAGTGGAGGGGTAGGCGGAAAACGCCCCTCCCGGAGAGGGGGACCATCACGTCCAGAGTTGGGAATCCGGAGCAAGTTGAAGGGGCTGCCTTCAGGCAGGTGAATGCCATGTAAGGGAGGTTGGGAGGCATGATCGGCACCCATCCCAGAAGGGGCACCAACTCGAGGTGTGAGGGGACTCCCACGTTCACTCTCCAGGTAGATGCGGAAGCCATGAGTGTTCTGGGCATGCTGCAGCAGGAACCAGGCGCTGTTGAATGGTTGCTTGCAGGTTGTACAGGTGTAGCTGCTGGGCTCATCTTTACCTTtaagacacagagacagagattgCAATTAGTCCACCCTGTGAGACACTGAAGATGGGAATTATAGctaaatttgttgaaataaCTATTTCTGCACACTGAAAtacaacctaaaaaaaaaaatctaaataaatataaacaaaaaatcctGTTAGACCAGAGGGCAAATTCTTTCTGTAGtccattaaaatg encodes:
- the bcl11aa gene encoding BCL11 transcription factor A a, with product MSRRKQGKPQHLSKRDFSPEPLSSVVSEERQEQHGLVQVSPEGDQDLLTCGQCQMNFPLGDILIFIEHKRKQCNGTMCMDKTVDKPPSPSHGELRRASNPVEVGVQVTPEDDDCLSTSSRGICPKQENITGKDEPSSYTCTTCKQPFNSAWFLLQHAQNTHGFRIYLESERGSPLTPRVGAPSGMGADHASQPPLHGIHLPEGSPFNLLRIPNSGRDGPPLREGRFPPTPPLFSPPPRHHLDPHRMEHLSPEELALATHHPSAFDRVLRLNPMPLDPPAMDFSRRLRELAGNTSGSTPPHSPNRPSPMQRLLQPFQSGSKPPFLSTPPLPSMQSPSGSQSTPTPLPQQPNTPMKTKACEFCGKTFKFQSNLIVHRRSHTGEKPYKCHLCDHACTQASKLKRHMKTHMQKTSPTTVKSDDGLSTASSPEPGTSELVGSASNALKSVVAKFKSENDRLIPENGEEEEEEEEEEEEEEEEEEEEEGEEEEELEREGTRNNFHFGLNLEATRHHENNGGRLGLAEDGIPRSLPEVMQGMGLAASMQHYSEAFHQHKRGVLNSDSNAHRDICDEDSAMESDRVQEGSTINGRGSSPNESASVGLSKKLLLGSPSSLSPLSKRIKLEKDFDLPTPTIPNTENVYSQWLAGYAASRQLKDPFLNFGDSRQSPFASSSEHSSENGSLRFSTPPGELDGGVSGRSGTGSGGSTPHLGPGRPSSKDGRRSDTCEFCGKVFKNCSNLTVHRRSHTGERPYKCELCNYACAQSSKLTRHMKTHGQVGKDVYKCEICQMPFSVYSTLEKHMKKWHSDRALNNEIKTE